TAACGTAGCTAACAAGTTTATCGATGGTAGTTAACTTAATCTTATGTTGTTCAGCAAATTTAAGCAACTGAGGTAAGCGCATCATAGAGCCATCATCGTTCACTAATTCACACCCTACAGCCGCGTGATTAAGGCCAACTAACTTTGCTATTTCAACACTTGCTTCAGTATGACCATTGCGTACCAAGACCCCACCATCGTTTGCAATAATGGGAAAAACATGACCGGGAGTGATAATATCATCTTTAGTGCTCTTTTCATCAACAGCGGTAAGTATTGTGTGCGTTCTATCATGAGCAGAAACACCTGTTGTAATACCATAACGTGCATCAATTGATGTAGTAAATGCAGTGTGAGGAATAAGCTTTTCATCTACATTACTTTTCCTCATAAACTCAAGGCCTAGCCTACTCATATGAGGTCTTGTCATAGCTAAAAATACAATGCCAGTGCCATATCTAACCATAAAAGCTACATGTTTTGGCTCTAGTTTTTCAGCTAAGACAATCAGATCACCTTCATTTTCTCTATCCTCATCATCAACTAAAATAA
This genomic stretch from Wolbachia endosymbiont of Cimex lectularius harbors:
- the ribB gene encoding 3,4-dihydroxy-2-butanone-4-phosphate synthase, whose product is MVQATYASMSLSNISPVEDVLEDARSGKLFILVDDEDRENEGDLIVLAEKLEPKHVAFMVRYGTGIVFLAMTRPHMSRLGLEFMRKSNVDEKLIPHTAFTTSIDARYGITTGVSAHDRTHTILTAVDEKSTKDDIITPGHVFPIIANDGGVLVRNGHTEASVEIAKLVGLNHAAVGCELVNDDGSMMRLPQLLKFAEQHKIKLTTIDKLVSYVKKLS